Proteins from a genomic interval of Zingiber officinale cultivar Zhangliang chromosome 2A, Zo_v1.1, whole genome shotgun sequence:
- the LOC122044297 gene encoding zinc finger MYM-type protein 1-like, producing the protein MNAPGNNQMIAPKIQKQLVNACAVETTNAILADLGDRWFTLLLDEARDCSVKEQMAVVIRYVNKHGEVIERFMAVVHVATTTAACLKEAIDSLFAKYGLSVARLRGQGYDGASNMSGEFNGLKSLIMKENPYALYVHCFAHQLQLVVVAVAQANQYVCDFMWIVGSIVNTSASSCKRADKLRQLEHDRKVKLLERGEISSGRGLNQETSLARPGDTRWGSHHSTLCRIEQMWPSVIEVLQNLIDDGDRSSKGLSRTLVERMERFDVQKLVCLAHFYEDDFSWNERMLVEQELETYIDDVRSDERFEGISDLGALAKKMIETMKNRVFPLVYRMIELALLLPVATATVERVFSAMNIVKTDLRNRIGDEWMNDSLVVYIEKDVFNTVDNEPILQRFQNMESRRMQLSRIR; encoded by the exons ATGAATGCACCtggaaataatcaaatgattgcccCAAAAATTCAAAAGCAATTGGTGAATGCTTGTGCAGTTGAGACCACAAATGCTATTCTAGCTGATCTTGGAGATAGATGGTTCACTTTACTACTTGATGAGGCTCGTGACTGTTCAGTGAAAGAGCAAATGGCAGTTGTTATTAGATATGTGAACAAGCATGGAGAGGTGATTGAACGATTTATGGCTGTAGTTCATGTTGCAACAACTACAGCTGCTTGTTTGAAGGAGGCAATCGACTCTTTATTTGCTAAGTATGGTTTATCAGTGGCGAGATTGAGgggtcaaggatatgatggtgcttCAAATATGTCTGGAGAATTTAATGGCTTAAAGTCACTGATAATGAAAGAAAATCCGTATGCATTAtatgttcattgttttgctcatcaactccagctaGTGGTTGTAGCCGTTGCTCAAGCAAATCAATATGTTTGTGATTTCATGTGGATTGTTGGTTCGATTGTGAACACATCTGCATCATCTTGCAAAAGGGCCGACAAACTTCGACAACTTGAACATGATAGAAAAGTTAAACTTCTTGAAAGAGGAGAGATTAGTTCTGGTAGAGGACTAAACCAAGAAACTAGTCTAGCTAGACCTGGAGATACACGATGGGGGTCTCATCATTCAACTTTATGTCGTATTGAACAAATGTGGCCATCTGTTATAGAGGTTCTTCAAAATTTGATTGATGATGGTGATCGTTCTTCTAAGGGTTTAAGTAGAACTTTGGTTGAAAGAATGGAGAG ATTTGATGTACAGAAGTTAGTGTGCCTGGCTCATTTTTATGAggatgatttttcttggaatgaGCGTATGTTGGTTGAACAAGAGCTTGAAACATATATTGATGACGTCAGATCAGATGAACGGTTTGAAGGCATTTCAGATTTGGGAGCTCTTGCAAAGAAAATGATTGAAACAATGAAGAACCGTGTGTTTCCTTTGGTTTATCGGATGATTGAGCTAGCCTTACTTCTTCCAGTTGCTACTGCAACTGTTGAAAGAGTGTTTTCGGCAATGAATATTGTCAAAACAGATTTGCGAAACAGGATTggagatgaatggatgaatgaTAGTTTGG
- the LOC122043425 gene encoding disease resistance protein RFL1-like, translating to MACIKLNLNVDVNDCLRGLKATLRLGRPKSGIEKLEKEMTRLRSKRDDIKNQINEAERQGKIPTNEVSQWLREVEILEGEVADIEQDFQSMSCFSCNCFNRTGGTSSNPTEAFAANQEDEENAATQTQQAGDGVPIRESSNCCSIIQRAAKKLDEANELMSRAGALDPIATVGPPEPTVMLPISHRSPVGIESDVEDIVGYVDGGKVDIIGIYGMGGVGKTTTLKSIQQHYSLLKHSTFDCVIWVVASKDCQLKRLQMDIAKSLGLKTLQESDDERTCGDKLFSFLKKRNCLLLLDDIWEHVDLQLLGMAHSVIEQGQQQQPRKVVVFTTRNETVCAEMKAEKKIKVRCLDSEQAWQLFEQNSDGDVLSSDAGIKFVAEELAKECAGLPLALVTVARAMSGKRSWEAWKEALSQIRDKHEWTTVCLPEDSVMYKTFKLSYDSLENDFIRKCLLCCALWLEDHMIRKLELIPCWIGCGIISEFNVINEALVKGCSYLEALIATSLLEKCTDIDSSYGDTLVKMHDVIRDMALLMVSDLESNKRKWIVKAGIGLSDLPRQEEWQEAERASFMRNRITSLQGYGAFAFPKLSMLILLGNLDLEAIPSSLFASMPHLTYLDLGCCGITELPMEIGSLTELQYLDFSFNPIAKLPAELGCLCKLEYLFLNSTCLKIVPNGTISNLLMLKWLDISNNPLVPEWWWDELKSFKGRHQLSVGININATTDNIQRLNM from the exons ATGGCGTGCATCAAATTAAATCTCAACGTAGACGTCAATGACTGCCTGAGGGGGCTCAAGGCGACGCTGCGACTGGGCAGGCCGAAATCTGGCATCGAGAAATTGGAAAAGGAAATGACAAGATTGAGAAGCAAAAGAGACGACATCAAAAACCAGATCAATGAGGCGGAGCGTCAAGGGAAAATTCCGACCAACGAAGTGAGCCAGTGGCTACGAGAGGTGGAGATATTGGAAGGCGAAGTGGCTGACATCGAGCAGGATTTCCAAAGCATGA GTTGCTTCAGTTGCAATTGTTTCAATCGAACTGGCGGCACGTCGAGCAACCCAACAGAAGCTTTTGCTGCAAATCAAGAGGACGAAGAAAACGCTGCCACTCAAACACAGCAAGCAGGAGATGGTGTTCCCATCAGAGAGTCATCAAACTGCTGCTCCATCATTCAGAGAGCGGCTAAGAAGCTTGACGAGGCTAATGAATTGATGAGCCGAGCTGGTGCCCTAGATCCGATTGCCACGGTTGGGCCTCCAGAACCCACCGTGATGCTTCCCATCTCACACCGATCGCCTGTTGGGATCGAGTCGGATGTGGAGGACATTGTGGGCTACGTCGATGGTGGAAAAGTCGACATCATAGGCATCTACGGAATGGGCGGTGTCGGTAAGACCACCACGTTGAAAAGCATCCAGCAACACTACTCTCTTCTCAAGCATAGCACATTTGATTGTGTGATTTGGGTTGTGGCCTCCAAAGACTGCCAATTGAAAAGGCTCCAGATGGATATTGCTAAGAGTCTAGGACTGAAGACACTGCAGGAGAGTGACGATGAACGAACCTGTGGTGATAAGCTGTTCAGTTTCTTGAAGAAGAGGAATTGCTTGTTGCTTCTCGATGACATTTGGGAACATGTGGATCTTCAACTATTGGGGATGGCACACTCAGTTATTGAGCAAGGCCAGCAGCAGCAGCCGCGTAAAGTTGTGGTGTTCACGACCCGCAATGAGACAGTGTGTGCAGAAATGAAGGCAGAAAAGAAGATCAAAGTCAGATGTCTGGATTCAGAGCAAGCATGGCAACTCTTTGAGCAGAACAGCGATGGGGATGTTCTCAGCTCAGATGCTGGAATTAAGTTCGTTGCTGAAGAACTTGCTAAAGAATGTGCAGGCCTTCCGCTCGCTCTTGTCACGGTCGCCCGGGCTATGTCAGGGAAAAGGTCTTGGGAAGCTTGGAAGGAAGCCCTCAGTCAAATAAGGGATAAACATGAATGGACGACCGTATGCCTTCCAGAAGATTCAGTCATGTATAAAACCTTCAAGCTGAGCTACGATAGTTTAGAGAATGACTTCATAAGAAAATGTCTCTTGTGTTGCGCTTTGTGGCTTGAAGATCATATGATCAGGAAGCTTGAGTTGATACCGTGTTGGATAGGTTGCGGCATAATCTCTGAATTTAATGTGATCAATGAAGCTTTAGTCAAAGGATGCTCGTATTTGGAAGCTCTCATTGCTACATCCTTGCTAGAGAAATGTACTGACATCGACTCTTCTTATGGGGACACGCTTGTAAAGATGCACGATGTCATCCGAGACATGGCACTGTTGATGGTCTCTGATTTGGAGAGCAACAAAAGAAAATGGATTGTAAAAGCAGGAATCGGATTGAGTGATTTGCCTAGACAAGAAGAATGGCAAGAAGCAGAGCGAGCATCATTCATGCGCAATAGGATTACTTCTTTACAAGGGTATGGAGCTTTCGCTTTTCCAAAACTTTCTATGTTGATTCTCCTAGGAAACTTAGACCTGGAAGCAATTCCTTCGAGTTTGTTCGCAAGCATGCCTCATTTGACATACTTGGATCTTGGATGTTGTGGTATAACAGAGCTTCCGATGGAGATCGGTAGCTTGACTGAGCTTCAATATTTAGATTTCTCTTTCAATCCTATTGCAAAACTGCCGGCCGAGTTGGGTTGCTTGTGCAAATTAGAGTACTTGTTTCTAAATTCTACTTGTCTTAAGATTGTACCCAATGGGACGATATCCAATTTATTAATGCTCAAGTGGCTGGATATAAGTAACAATCCTCTTGTACCCGAGTGGTGGTGGGATGAGCTGAAATCTTTCAAAGGTCGTCACCAATTAAGTGTGGGAATTAACATTAATGCTACAACAGATAACATTCAGCGACTCAACATGTAA
- the LOC122040312 gene encoding horcolin-like, whose amino-acid sequence MAEASLTSAVDVNELCKSSEQKIPLKVGPWGGCGDTSFDILGPPTSQIIKILVKTGAVVDSLVISYVIDNEVQSYRAGGTGGVEAHEFELGRGEYINKIFGSINDYNGETCIAKLGFKTNLGKQHGPFGAGGGKEFIVPVVNGRIVGFFGQYTNYINAIGVSAVLLSSLN is encoded by the exons ATGGCTGAAGCCAGCTTAACTTCCGCTGTAGACGTCAACGAGTTATGCAAATCCAGCGAGCAGAAGATCC CTCTTAAGGTTGGGCCATGGGGAGGCTGCGGGGATACCAGCTTTGACATACTTGGTCCGCCTACCTCCCAAATTATAAAGATCCTAGTCAAGACAGGAGCCGTCGTCGACAGTTTGGTGATCTCCTATGTTATTGACAACGAAGTCCAATCATACCGAGCAGGCGGCACTGGCGGTGTTGAAGCCCACGAG TTTGAACTAGGCCGAGGTGAATATATCAACAAAATCTTTGGGTCCATCAATGATTATAACGGCGAAACTTGTATCGCTAAGCTCGGATTTAAAACCAACTTGGGGAAGCAACATGGGCCTTTTGGGGCAGGAGGTGGCAAGGAGTTCATTGTTCCAGTTGTTAACGGTCGAATTGTTGGATTCTTTGGCCAGTACACCAATTATATAAATGCCATCGGAGTCTCTGCTGTCTTACTCTCCTCTCTTAATTAA